One stretch of Pandoraea oxalativorans DNA includes these proteins:
- a CDS encoding GlxA family transcriptional regulator, whose product MRICVFALDGAFDTGLTAILDTLCTANELAMLRGADVAPFDVTVVGTKSRIKTAQGMTMAVEPARDVEHSTQLPDWVVVPALNAKLPDVLVPALARRDVEDAKSYLRTWHERGIGIAAACIGTFVVADSGLLDGEEATTTWSLAPLFRERYPTVKLSDSRMVVESNGRVTAGAAMGHLDLALWFVRQASPELASHVARFLLIDNRSSQAQYIIPDFLAHADPLVERFERWAREHMSQGFSLESAAQALHVHVRTLQRRMEQVLGKSPLAFFQDLRIQRARQLVSNGCDLDTVATEVGYADASTLRNLLRRKLGRTVKELRSD is encoded by the coding sequence ATGAGGATTTGCGTTTTTGCGCTGGATGGTGCGTTCGATACCGGCCTCACGGCCATCCTCGACACACTCTGCACGGCCAACGAACTCGCCATGCTGCGCGGGGCCGATGTGGCGCCGTTTGACGTGACTGTCGTCGGCACGAAGTCGCGCATCAAGACTGCACAGGGGATGACGATGGCCGTCGAACCGGCGCGCGACGTCGAGCACTCGACGCAATTGCCCGACTGGGTGGTCGTGCCGGCGCTGAACGCCAAGCTGCCGGACGTCCTCGTACCGGCGCTAGCGAGGCGCGACGTGGAAGATGCCAAGTCCTATCTGCGCACTTGGCACGAGCGGGGCATCGGCATCGCGGCAGCCTGTATCGGCACGTTCGTGGTGGCCGACAGCGGCTTGCTCGACGGCGAGGAAGCGACGACGACATGGTCGCTCGCACCGCTGTTTCGCGAGCGATATCCGACGGTGAAGCTGAGCGATTCGCGAATGGTCGTGGAGTCGAACGGGCGGGTGACGGCCGGTGCGGCGATGGGGCACCTCGACCTCGCGCTCTGGTTCGTACGGCAGGCCAGCCCCGAGCTGGCGTCGCACGTCGCGCGATTCCTGCTGATCGACAACCGCTCGTCGCAGGCGCAGTACATCATCCCGGACTTTCTCGCGCACGCCGATCCACTCGTCGAACGCTTCGAGCGATGGGCGCGCGAACATATGTCGCAGGGCTTCTCGCTGGAGAGTGCCGCGCAGGCATTGCATGTGCATGTGCGAACGTTGCAACGTCGTATGGAGCAGGTGCTCGGCAAGTCGCCGCTGGCGTTCTTCCAGGATCTGCGCATTCAGCGAGCGAGACAACTGGTGTCGAACGGTTGCGATCTCGACACCGTCGCGACAGAGGTCGGCTATGCGGATGCCTCCACGCTGCGCAACCTGCTCAGACGCAAGCTCGGTCGCACCGTGAAGGAGCTTCGCAGCGATTGA
- a CDS encoding FadR/GntR family transcriptional regulator, with the protein MTSPLPARPRRKSRSLTEEVVSALSEQIRAGTFRPGDKLPTESAIMESLGVSRTVVREAISRLQAAQLVETRHGIGTFVLEAPRENALQVDTNSILTMLDVMAILELRISLETEAAGLAANRRTDAQLKAMRQALDDFEMHVRQRTGNAVTADVAFHLQVASATGNRYFHDILEQLGNTIIPRTRVNSAALADDDQVSYLNRVNREHEDIYNAISRRDPEAARAAMRTHLTNSRERLRRAQESAGTQN; encoded by the coding sequence ATGACCAGCCCGTTGCCCGCACGTCCTCGCCGCAAGTCTCGCAGCCTCACGGAGGAGGTGGTGAGTGCCTTGTCCGAGCAGATTCGCGCCGGTACGTTCCGTCCGGGCGACAAGCTGCCGACCGAGTCGGCGATCATGGAAAGTCTGGGGGTGAGCCGCACGGTGGTGCGCGAAGCGATTTCGCGGCTGCAGGCGGCACAACTGGTGGAGACGCGTCACGGCATCGGCACCTTCGTGCTCGAAGCCCCGCGTGAGAATGCGTTGCAGGTCGACACGAACAGCATTCTGACGATGCTCGACGTGATGGCGATTCTGGAGCTGCGCATCTCGCTCGAGACGGAAGCGGCAGGTCTGGCGGCGAACCGTCGCACGGACGCGCAACTCAAGGCCATGCGTCAGGCGCTGGACGACTTCGAGATGCACGTGCGCCAGCGCACCGGCAACGCCGTGACGGCCGACGTCGCCTTCCACCTGCAAGTGGCGAGCGCGACCGGCAACCGCTATTTCCACGACATCCTCGAACAACTCGGCAACACGATCATTCCGCGTACGCGCGTGAACTCGGCAGCGCTTGCCGACGACGATCAGGTGTCGTATCTCAATCGCGTGAATCGCGAACACGAGGACATCTACAACGCGATTTCGCGACGCGACCCGGAAGCCGCACGCGCCGCCATGCGCACGCACCTCACGAACAGCCGCGAGCGTCTGCGCCGCGCGCAAGAGTCGGCGGGCACGCAGAACTAA
- a CDS encoding porin, translated as MRHSKLFAGLVLAGLAASAIPAFAQSNVTLYGIVDDALTYSSNQNGKSNTYLRNGNLAGSRWGLRGTEDLGGGTSALFQLENGFDVNNGAFSSSGVMFNRQAFVGVKNAQAGTLTIGRQYSPYYLMVGTIGPVAYVTGATGAHPGDIDGLDTTIRINNSVTYTSPVLWGVTASVQYGFGGQAGAMGKGNTFSGALRYDGGPLSLAAGYLRLNNIGGGTTWNGASTGVPGTSAVNQGYVTADSLQHIAVAGIYTLGSLTLGASYSNVQYKPGAASLFHDSAIFNTAGVHASWIVAPQWRLAAAYSYTAASKANGITDAATYHQVSLAQVYSLSKRTSLYALEAWQHANGKSISANGVSIINAGPVVGDSQNSTPSATSSQFVGMLGIRVDF; from the coding sequence GTGAGACATTCGAAACTGTTTGCCGGGCTCGTATTGGCCGGTCTCGCCGCCAGCGCAATCCCGGCGTTCGCACAGTCGAACGTGACGCTGTACGGGATCGTCGACGATGCACTGACCTACAGCAGCAACCAGAACGGCAAGTCGAACACCTATCTGCGCAACGGCAACCTCGCGGGTAGCCGCTGGGGCTTGCGCGGCACGGAAGATCTGGGCGGGGGCACCAGCGCACTCTTCCAGCTGGAAAACGGCTTTGACGTGAACAACGGCGCATTCAGTTCGTCGGGCGTGATGTTCAACCGTCAGGCCTTCGTCGGTGTGAAGAACGCGCAGGCCGGCACGCTCACCATCGGCCGTCAGTACTCACCGTACTACCTGATGGTCGGCACGATCGGTCCCGTCGCGTACGTCACGGGCGCGACCGGCGCGCACCCGGGCGATATCGACGGCCTCGACACGACCATCCGCATCAACAACTCGGTGACGTACACGTCGCCGGTTCTGTGGGGCGTGACGGCCAGCGTTCAGTACGGCTTCGGCGGTCAGGCCGGTGCGATGGGCAAGGGCAACACGTTCTCCGGTGCGTTGCGTTACGACGGCGGTCCGCTGTCGTTGGCGGCGGGCTACTTGCGTCTAAACAACATCGGCGGGGGCACGACGTGGAACGGCGCGTCCACCGGTGTGCCGGGCACGTCGGCCGTCAATCAGGGCTATGTCACCGCCGACTCGCTGCAACACATTGCAGTGGCGGGTATTTACACGCTCGGCAGCCTGACGCTGGGTGCGAGCTACAGTAACGTGCAGTACAAGCCGGGCGCAGCATCGCTCTTCCACGACAGCGCGATCTTCAACACGGCGGGCGTGCATGCGTCGTGGATCGTCGCACCGCAGTGGCGTCTGGCGGCGGCGTACAGCTACACCGCCGCGTCGAAGGCGAACGGCATCACCGACGCCGCGACCTACCATCAGGTGTCGCTCGCGCAGGTGTACTCGCTCTCGAAGCGCACGTCGCTGTATGCGCTCGAAGCGTGGCAACACGCCAACGGCAAGTCGATCTCGGCGAACGGCGTGAGCATCATCAACGCAGGTCCGGTCGTGGGCGACTCGCAGAACAGCACGCCGTCGGCGACGAGTTCGCAGTTCGTCGGCATGCTCGGCATCCGCGTCGATTTCTGA
- a CDS encoding antibiotic biosynthesis monooxygenase family protein yields the protein MTYASTFIFAAKSFDDAFHRLDQTIAQAARSIPGYLGEEAWENPTTGQVSNVYYWASLEALDQLIRHPAHLEAKAAQANWLNGYQVVISQVLRTYGDGKLPHVLAAPATT from the coding sequence ATGACCTACGCCTCCACGTTTATCTTCGCCGCGAAGTCGTTCGACGACGCGTTTCACCGTCTCGACCAGACCATCGCGCAAGCAGCACGCAGCATTCCGGGCTATCTCGGCGAGGAGGCGTGGGAGAACCCGACCACGGGGCAGGTCTCGAACGTGTACTACTGGGCGTCGCTCGAAGCGCTCGATCAATTGATTCGGCATCCTGCGCATCTGGAAGCCAAGGCGGCGCAGGCGAACTGGCTCAACGGCTATCAGGTCGTCATCTCGCAAGTGCTGCGCACTTATGGCGACGGGAAACTGCCGCACGTGCTTGCCGCACCGGCAACGACGTAA
- a CDS encoding alpha/beta hydrolase family protein, whose product MTRFAACALKRTGSLCATALTALLVSMPTSFAAMGDSPASPTSATASQTDVKPEIVGIVVPGASTFGGDIAMHTEVYKPAGNGPFPVLIFEHGRSGDPLVRAKLDAPILKGHVRFWLARGFAIVAPIRVGYGLTGGPDRENSGSSFKNGQCVRRPDFGKLAKVTAEANLAALKWVQAQPWADTNRVVLEGRSVGGFTTVSTAATNPPGVVGYINFSGGAGGSPELSPQHSCDPEQMETVYGDFGKTTKIPGLWLYAHNDQYWGPDAPKQWFDAFAASGSPAKFVHTEDVVGHDGHMLLTYGGKMWSEPVNEFLKQIGF is encoded by the coding sequence ATGACACGCTTCGCTGCATGCGCGCTCAAGCGCACCGGTTCGCTCTGCGCCACGGCGCTGACTGCTCTGCTCGTCTCGATGCCGACGTCGTTCGCGGCGATGGGCGACTCCCCCGCATCGCCTACGAGCGCCACTGCGTCGCAGACGGACGTCAAGCCCGAAATCGTGGGCATCGTCGTGCCCGGGGCGAGTACCTTCGGTGGCGACATCGCCATGCATACGGAAGTCTACAAACCGGCGGGCAACGGCCCGTTCCCCGTGCTGATCTTCGAGCACGGACGTTCGGGGGATCCGCTGGTTCGCGCGAAGCTCGATGCGCCGATTCTCAAGGGTCACGTGCGGTTCTGGCTGGCGCGGGGATTCGCCATCGTCGCACCGATTCGCGTCGGGTATGGTCTGACGGGCGGGCCGGATCGCGAGAACTCCGGTTCGTCGTTCAAGAACGGGCAATGCGTGCGACGTCCCGACTTCGGGAAGCTCGCGAAGGTCACGGCCGAAGCGAACCTCGCGGCGTTGAAGTGGGTGCAGGCGCAGCCCTGGGCGGACACGAATCGTGTGGTGCTGGAGGGCCGCTCGGTCGGCGGCTTCACGACCGTCTCCACGGCAGCGACGAATCCGCCGGGCGTCGTCGGTTACATCAACTTCTCCGGCGGCGCAGGCGGCTCACCGGAGTTGTCACCGCAACACAGCTGCGATCCCGAGCAGATGGAAACGGTCTACGGCGACTTCGGCAAGACGACGAAAATCCCGGGGCTCTGGCTGTACGCGCACAACGACCAGTACTGGGGACCGGACGCGCCGAAACAATGGTTCGACGCCTTCGCCGCGTCGGGCAGTCCGGCGAAGTTCGTCCACACGGAGGATGTCGTCGGGCACGACGGTCACATGCTGCTCACTTACGGCGGCAAGATGTGGTCGGAGCCGGTGAACGAATTCCTCAAACAGATCGGGTTCTGA